The genomic interval agtggagatgttgagttacaaacaggcacaacaaaaagagtagcAATGTATCATTTTGATATTGTTGTCTTTATGTTAATTCTCTATGCTTTATTTATACTGTCAAGTTACAGATAGTGAGGCCCATTTAAAAGTGCTGCTGTCGAATATGAGTGCCCATTAAAACTGAGCAGAGAGAACAAAAAATCAATGTACTAATAATTTAGCTGCATAAGCTAACCAGTTCAATGATATTTGTGATTTGTAACTGACACTGGTAAATTGTAGATGGCAATTCAGGATcccattatttcaaaaaatactgtAACAAATGATTTGTTGTTTTTGTGCCAAATTTAGTTGTATTTTTCATAGCCCATTAAGTATTAATTGCTCTGTTATTGTAGTATACTATAAATATTGCTGTCTTCCTGTATCTAAATACAAAGTAAATTTACAGAGAATTTACTCTGACCTGATCTCTCATCTTGTGGCAGGTGGAGGAGGATGGAGATGCCTGTGAAACTTCCATCAGGCAACGGTTACGTGGTTCCGTGGGCGCAGGCTCGCCCGAAGATTTAAGTGGTGATGGCAAATTACAGTGCCCAGTGTGTGAGAGACATGAATTTCCTTCTGTTGCCTCACTTGAATTACACATCAATAAGACGCATCCAGGTACTGATACACCATTCTACaagttgcatcagctgcaggacaACAAAATACGCTGTGATATTTGTGGAGCTGCTTTCCGCAATAGTCGTGACCTCGATATGCACAGATATGCTGCTCATGACACAGTTGTCGGATTTCAGGTAAGTCACAATATAACACATCATCTATGCATGATTTTTTAAATTGGTTTTCCAATAATTAAATACTCCTTCCTGTTTCTCTGGTGCTGTGTGGTCATTGCAGATCTTCAGAAAGTGCCCTTTTGCTGATCATAAAactgataaattattttaaaatgagttTTCTAAGTACTAAATTCCTTAAATATAACGTATAAGCAGGTATGACCAggtctgtgttttcttttttttctttccttttcttcacaACTCATCTTCATTTCCTAAGTAACATAGATTTTGATGATCTTAATCCTGGTGGTAATTCTCAGAATAGCACAAGACATGAAAAGAgagaaattataaaattatttttgttacactATATATAGTGTAATGTAACAAAGTGTTGTTTACTAATGGCTATAGTTATACTTTATCATCTCTCCTTCATCACGCTGATGAAATATATGAATTTGCTAACTGCACTAAGAAGTATTCTGcaggtgaaacttcctgacagattaaaactgtgtgcccgaccgagactcgaactcgggacctttgcctttcgcgggcaagtgctctaccaactgagctaccgaagcacgactcacgtccggtactcacagctttacttctgaagtaaagctgtgagtaccggacgtgagtcgtgcttcggtagctcagttggtagagcacttgcgcgcaaaaggcaaaggtcccgagttcgagtctcggttgggcacacagttttaatctgtcaggaagtttcatatcagcgcacactccgctgcagagtgaaaatctcattctgtattctgCAGGTCTTCTGAATATCATACTTGGAAACTCacacaatttatttacaaaatcttGTGTTCTTGTTAGTCAATCTTATCCTATCGCTATATAGACATAATGTTTTAATGGACCTATATTCCAGTGCAATGGTATATGAGCAGTTTCAGAGACTTTGAGATTTTATAATTAAATAGCACATTAGTAACATACACGGTTGGGGAAAAGTTCTCAGGTTTACAggccggtggcagtgttgacactgTGCCATTTTAAGACCACCACCTGGCTGGAAACCTGAGAGCTATTCACCTACAATATATGCTGGGAGAGCCTACATTCAATATAAaacatgagaggggggggggggggggggggaagtttacAGTCTAACATGGCACATCGGGCATACAACAAGGACCACTAATCACATAGGAACTGGAGGTCACAAATGGCATAGAAGGAGACTACAGTCATGAGAGGGTGTTGTCACGAGGGGCGTTGCTATACAAACATGGGTAGAGTTGCCATTCATGGTGCGGAAGCGTTGTGACTAACATGGCTAGCTACATGTACCGCGAAATGGCTGAGATGCATTTCATTTATTGTGCGGTCAACTGGAATGGACGAGAAGCTGGGCAATTATATCGTGCAAAATATCCCACACCACTGATGTCTCAgcccccctctcctccccatctGGTGCATTGTACACGATAATTGCATCCATTTCGTTTCCAACATGTCAAGGAATTGCAATCGGGAGACTACAACAAGTGCATGGGATTTGCCTCGTGCTTTCTGCATGAATCCGCTGCAGACCGAAGCTTCGGAGCAAGTGCCCTCTTCACCAGTGAGACTACATTCTCACTTGAGGGTGTGATGAACATTCACAATCTGTGTACGTGGGTGGATGTGAACTCACATGCTACATGTAAGCATGCCTCACATGCAAATTTACGCTTAATGTGTGTGCTGGCATCAttagagactgtttaattgggctatCAAACCAACTTCATGCTTGCATGTATCTCATATTCGTGTGAGAGGTTTTGCCAGGCATGTTGAATGATGTTATGAAGCCTGTTCAAATCCACATTTGATTTCAGCATGATAGATACCATGCGCATTTCAGTAAACAAATAAGGGCATATCTGCAGGCAACCTTTCCTGGCTGATAGATTGGTCACAGTGGGCCAGTTGCATGGCTACCACATTCACCTGATCTGTCCCAAattgactttttcctgtgggggtaTGTGAAGGGCCTTGAGTATGAAACATCTGTTACATCACTGTAGTACCAATTGGGCAGGATTGTTATGGCAGCAGGATGGCTTAGAGAAACACCAGCAGTGTGGATTTTAGATACACCAGGTATCTTTGAGAGGGTGCATTATTGAATGCAGCATCAATGCCAGGAGTGTCTCGATGCAGCtcgacaaaactttgagcatctcctGCAGAGGGCATTCATTTGTAGCATGTGACTAAATAACTGCAATGCCATTTAGTAGTCCAGGATAGCATTTGTGACCCTCAGTTCCTATGTGATAACTGATAATTGTTGTTTGCCTGATGTGCCCTGtcagtttgtaaacttttttttaatcATCCTGTATATGGTTTTGACCATATTGGGTGTACTGCTACATCGCTTTAAATTGGtcccttcacatttttcatcccaAGTGAAACAGGAACCATTTTTTATTGATAGCAAGTCATTTACTGCCACAAAATTCATTTTCAATAAGATCTGGATCTTGAATGTAAATTGTTATTTGTTGCAGACAAAGAATCTGCtacactgaatttttatattttaaaaaaatatttaatgtatgtaattcacaagtaaaatttttgtcatttttgcaGGACCTCACTTTTGTTGACTTCTCCAGCTCAAAATTTCCACATATTGCCCGTGCTGTGTGTGAACAATCCCTGCACCGGCCATCGAAAGCAACATGTCCAAGATTCCAGTGCCTCCACTGTCACCGATCCTTCCCCTGCGATAGTGCTCTTAAGATCCATATACATGCTGGCTGTGGCTTGGCAGCGACGACTTCTTCAGATAGTGCTGAAAGTGATGGTCCTACTGATCTCAGTTGTCACTCAGGAAGGCGGCAAGTCTCTCCATCAGAATCAGAAGATGAAACACCTGAAGAAAAGAAGAGGCATGATTTCTTTTCATGCCTTGATCTCCGTAATAAAGTATCATCTCAGGTAAAAATAAAGACAGTTaatacactttgtgtgtgtgtgtgtgtgtgtgtgtgtgagagagagagagagagagagagagagagagagagagagagagagagagagagattttttttggAGTAAATGTCTAATGTGATAAATAACTACAGTAGTTTCATGATTTAAAAGTGCCATTTCATGTCAGAGTGGATTTTCTTACTTGGTTTTCCAGTGAAATATTGCTGTAGGGTAGGGAGCAACCAGTATCAGTCTTGAAGGCACTGGTTGTTTTTttggtagtagtggtggtggtggtggtggtggtggtggtggtggtagcagtagtagtaataataatagtagtagtaatactgATGCCACAAAGATATTATGGTTCACATTTTCAATAATATATTTAATCAACTTTTTCCAGGTGCCTTATGAAACACCTTCACCAGGACCCCAGTTCAAGGAAGACAGTTTGGAGCAACCTTCTGACTTTTCAAACTTTGATCAGTCACCACAAATGGGCACCAGAGATttggcagatattcagagcatgatCTCTGTAACATCAGTTGGTGGGATATTGCCAGAGCTCTCCAaatccccatctcctcctcctcctccgtcatcATGCCATAGTGCCAGTGGTGATCTCACACCTCCAGATTCAGCTGTCAAAGAAGAGGAACAACAAGATCTATTTGCTGCAGAGTTTCGACGCATGAAGTTGCGTGGGGAATTCCCGTGTCGACTGTGTGATGCAGTTTTTCCAAATTTACGAGCACTCAAAGGTCACAGCAGAGCACATTTGTCAGCAGGATGCTGCAATGTGTGTCCGTTCACCCACTCTGATCGCACCATTCTTCTGCGGCATATGCGATCTCACAATGGAGACCGCCCTTATGAATGTGCTCTATGCAACTATGCTTTCACAACGAAGGCCAATTGTGAGAGGCATCTGAGAAATCGCCATTCCAAACTGTCTCGTGATGATGTGAAAAAATCTATTATTTATCATCCCTCTGAGGATCCTACAAATGATCCAGAGCTGCAAGGGAAGATAACAACAAAATTAGATGTAAAGAGGAGTCTTGTATTTGCATCTGGCTCATCGGAAGAATATGGCACTGGACATCTTCTGAGTACAGCATTGTCACATTCCAGACCTGATATCACCAAAGAGACCACTGAGGAAGCAAAACTAGACATTCCCATGTCATTGCAGGAAAGATTACGACCCACTGCTACTACTGATACTACAAACAATGACAGTGTAAAAACACCATTACTAATAGATAAAGCAGACAAGATAGAGGACCCAACCATTTCTTGTAACACACTACCACAGGTATCAGAGGAGAGTCTAATGTCTGTGActgtgaagaaagaggaacatgaACATGAACATGAACCAGAGGCAGAGGTAGAGCCTGAAGATGTTCAGCAAAATATACAAGACAAAGAAACACTAGTCACTTTCACAAACCAGTTTCCCAGTTTAGTCACTCAAAGCCAAAGACCTATATGTACCTCAGCTATCACGTGTGGTGCAACACCATATGGTAGAGATGTAAATTCACCATTGGATCTCAGTATGGATGCCTTGGACTTgcgcaagaagaagaaaaaggaacccTCACCATCACCTCCCCCAtgtcattcaccatttccttcagcagatgatgatgatgatgaagatgctgAAAAGCCTCAGGATTTATCCAAAAAGTCTGCTACTCCTGTATCGTCTAGTCACTACACTGACAAAATCCGAAAATCTCTCTTTGGAACACAGGTCAAAGCTGAAAATCAAGTCCCCTTAGTAATGAGCAATAGCCCTGGCTCCATATTGGCACAGCATATTTTGAATACAGTCAGCAATCATGCTTCAAATCTCCCACCTCATCTTAACCAGAATCCTCCACAGTCACCCAATACAGATGTTCCTGCAACCAGATACTTTCCACAGTTTGGTTCACCATACATATCATCTATTTTCCCTTATTTTTTGATGCCCTCACCTTCTAGACCAATCTTTCCTCCCACATCAAATTTGCAGGAAGTGGAAGAAATGAAGGAACGATTGCTGCAAAAGGAATTGATTCGTGAAATACGGCTCACTTGTGGTGGAAAAGTATTAAGTGCAGTGCCTGGAAACGAACAGATTAATAGACACCCACAAACTTTCCAAGACTCTTCAAATGATTTCAGTAGCAGGTAAACTAGAGTACAGAATGTTTGCTTATTTAAATAAACTTCTGATAAGTGACACATTAAGATACTTTAATTATTATTATCAAATTTTTAACTATGGGGAACAATGCTGTACCAGAACCCAAATTATATCATATTGTGTACTTTGTAATAATCCAAATAACTATAAACACTATAGCAAGAGTGACATAGACTAACACACTTATTATTCTTTTTGCCAGGAATGCCAGTATGAAGTTGAAGCAGGAAATTGACACCAATGTTCCTGTCCCCGTGGCTGAAAAGGCAGATATAATACATCACATGCCACCAAAACCAGTTACTATATCCCGGGACCTACCTGCTGTACCATCATCTTCTGTAAAAATGGTGATCAAGAATGGTGTTCTGATGCCAAAGCAAAAACAAAGAAGGTACCGCACTGAGAGGCCGTTTGCATGTGAACACTGTTCTGCACGATTTACACTCCGTTCAAATATGGAGCGACATATAAAGCAGCAACACCCTCAGTTATGGAGTCAGCGACAACGAACAGTGGGAGGACCAGGAAGGAGGCCACAACCACCTCCGAATGTTACGTGCACTGATCTGCAAGATGTGCCCCATCTTCTCACTATTCCACGACCAGTTACAGAGGTGAGAGCTCTTATCTAAGATCTGTTATACATTGGTTCAGTTGCAATAATGTGAATAAATATATCACTAGAACTATAATGCTCTGTATCTACaagtaattattttataatttagtaGCCATTTCACTGTCTCAGTTCCTTTTCACTACTTTTTCTGCATTACACAAATTTAGAGTATTCAGCAGGGCTATTGTGGGGTAGGGAAAGTGATGTCAAATGAGTGAGGCATACAGAAAAACACTCTAACGATGTACATTTAATTCAAATTCACACTCCACACAATCCATTCAAATTCACACTCCACACAATCCCTAGAGCCATGGTTGATGGATGCTGCAGTGCAATACAAACATTCAGAATACACTGGACAGCATATGAGGAAACTATCCCTTCAGAACATAATCTAAAGTCAAGAAATGCTTATGGTGAGACCACATCTAGGTATACCGACTATCTTATTGTGTCCATAATCTAGTATATATCACTTTGGTAATACAGTGGGCAGGTTTATTTTATAACCACTTTGCCTTGTTAGTAACACATATAATGATTCATTCTAAATGTCTGGCGGTTCTCCTTCTTGATGAGAACTCGATGAATCAATAAATCAGTTATTCAATTGAATCAATcagttatttaataaaatttttaattatccACAGGTTCTAAAGGAGCAGCAACGGTCTACATCCAGCAACAACTGCACAACCTTCAACAGTAGCAGTGTTAATTCCACTGCTACCATCACTCCCACCACTAGCAtaaacattgcagcaacagcagtGGTGACTACCACAGGCACTACAGTTGTTACTCCAGCCACTTCCATGAGGAATGAAGATAA from Schistocerca gregaria isolate iqSchGreg1 chromosome 6, iqSchGreg1.2, whole genome shotgun sequence carries:
- the LOC126278325 gene encoding ras-responsive element-binding protein 1-like isoform X1, with protein sequence MQDMATMQQHTATSPAPATTVGVTQDASSDPVSADDKCSPAVQQETSRTDVEMPGEQPVAAETAKPVEDEDVLSKEDSVAKSNDGDSDECTGAGAGAFGCPACSATLPSQHALTLHLRSEQHRGGAGAPFPCGVCGKSLSSASSRDRHALVHSRERPFQCRVCGVAFTTNGNMHRHLRTHDAAPDASPASKRRRESCGSSSSSSSSSRAGSTRGASPPSPTVCNKRKVEEDGDACETSIRQRLRGSVGAGSPEDLSGDGKLQCPVCERHEFPSVASLELHINKTHPGTDTPFYKLHQLQDNKIRCDICGAAFRNSRDLDMHRYAAHDTVVGFQDLTFVDFSSSKFPHIARAVCEQSLHRPSKATCPRFQCLHCHRSFPCDSALKIHIHAGCGLAATTSSDSAESDGPTDLSCHSGRRQVSPSESEDETPEEKKRHDFFSCLDLRNKVSSQVPYETPSPGPQFKEDSLEQPSDFSNFDQSPQMGTRDLADIQSMISVTSVGGILPELSKSPSPPPPPSSCHSASGDLTPPDSAVKEEEQQDLFAAEFRRMKLRGEFPCRLCDAVFPNLRALKGHSRAHLSAGCCNVCPFTHSDRTILLRHMRSHNGDRPYECALCNYAFTTKANCERHLRNRHSKLSRDDVKKSIIYHPSEDPTNDPELQGKITTKLDVKRSLVFASGSSEEYGTGHLLSTALSHSRPDITKETTEEAKLDIPMSLQERLRPTATTDTTNNDSVKTPLLIDKADKIEDPTISCNTLPQVSEESLMSVTVKKEEHEHEHEPEAEVEPEDVQQNIQDKETLVTFTNQFPSLVTQSQRPICTSAITCGATPYGRDVNSPLDLSMDALDLRKKKKKEPSPSPPPCHSPFPSADDDDDEDAEKPQDLSKKSATPVSSSHYTDKIRKSLFGTQVKAENQVPLVMSNSPGSILAQHILNTVSNHASNLPPHLNQNPPQSPNTDVPATRYFPQFGSPYISSIFPYFLMPSPSRPIFPPTSNLQEVEEMKERLLQKELIREIRLTCGGKVLSAVPGNEQINRHPQTFQDSSNDFSSRNASMKLKQEIDTNVPVPVAEKADIIHHMPPKPVTISRDLPAVPSSSVKMVIKNGVLMPKQKQRRYRTERPFACEHCSARFTLRSNMERHIKQQHPQLWSQRQRTVGGPGRRPQPPPNVTCTDLQDVPHLLTIPRPVTEVLKEQQRSTSSNNCTTFNSSSVNSTATITPTTSINIAATAVVTTTGTTVVTPATSMRNEDNSHNTNNCGSKTYISDEVKHAIAQQLKSKLSVSADDADDEAELVIDESEQSPNPTPQPPVPSITVVSPEELEMRAGAGTDLASVSRLLDAANQQTHAFQRYFKLEDNSEEDEDGLVAGSSDENRSETELTPPSDVKKKSAYSLAPNRVSCPYCNRKFPWSSSLRRHVLTHTGQKPFKCKHCPLLFTTKSNCDRHLLRKHGGSSGSQAVNASAVGSASSSGETSPGAVNSATRNVPERPYKCHQCPSSTFSTQSNLRKHLSTKHGNQTGSSPTGSGSDEPSSADPEVSVLTDSPPPTTPVLVALPPVPEASTVATPAVSPIAPPAVTVEEASPTVVPCIVPSRLSSQLNQTSAAVDTLPSSELPFKCHLCDGSYAERQDALNHIQECHTAEFELLVMKGALEAAEDNNNISNSGAMGVVKEEGNHTHVAQHNPEEGMESARGKFPDYANRKVMCAFCMRRFWSAEDLRRHMRTHTGERPFSCDVCRRRFTLKHSMLRHRKKHGGCAAASVTPLVTESDGCVSVTDNNSPTGNNNNNNNNNNNNSSSNNNNINSNNNNNDDATTPSVVKGRGESEDASDLIGNLLGIQDRSIIDKALQARSADDAAKLLGVKQ
- the LOC126278325 gene encoding ras-responsive element-binding protein 1-like isoform X2, encoding MQDMATMQQHTATSPAPATTVGVTQDASSDPVSADDKCSPAVQQETSRTDVEMPGEQPVAAETAKPVEDEDVLSKEDSVAKSNDGDSDECTGAGAGAFGCPACSATLPSQHALTLHLRSEQHRGGAGAPFPCGVCGKSLSSASSRDRHALVHSRERPFQCRVCGVAFTTNGNMHRHLRTHDAAPDASPASKRRRESCGSSSSSSSSSRAGSTRGASPPSPTVCNKRKVEEDGDACETSIRQRLRGSVGAGSPEDLSGDGKLQCPVCERHEFPSVASLELHINKTHPGTDTPFYKLHQLQDNKIRCDICGAAFRNSRDLDMHRYAAHDTVVGFQDLTFVDFSSSKFPHIARAVCEQSLHRPSKATCPRFQCLHCHRSFPCDSALKIHIHAGCGLAATTSSDSAESDGPTDLSCHSGRRQVSPSESEDETPEEKKRHDFFSCLDLRNKVSSQVPYETPSPGPQFKEDSLEQPSDFSNFDQSPQMGTRDLADIQSMISVTSVGGILPELSKSPSPPPPPSSCHSASGDLTPPDSAVKEEEQQDLFAAEFRRMKLRGEFPCRLCDAVFPNLRALKGHSRAHLSAGCCNVCPFTHSDRTILLRHMRSHNGDRPYECALCNYAFTTKANCERHLRNRHSKLSRDDVKKSIIYHPSEDPTNDPELQGKITTKLDVKRSLVFASGSSEEYGTGHLLSTALSHSRPDITKETTEEAKLDIPMSLQERLRPTATTDTTNNDSVKTPLLIDKADKIEDPTISCNTLPQVSEESLMSVTVKKEEHEHEHEPEAEVEPEDVQQNIQDKETLVTFTNQFPSLVTQSQRPICTSAITCGATPYGRDVNSPLDLSMDALDLRKKKKKEPSPSPPPCHSPFPSADDDDDEDAEKPQDLSKKSATPVSSSHYTDKIRKSLFGTQVKAENQVPLVMSNSPGSILAQHILNTVSNHASNLPPHLNQNPPQSPNTDVPATRYFPQFGSPYISSIFPYFLMPSPSRPIFPPTSNLQEVEEMKERLLQKELIREIRLTCGGKVLSAVPGNEQINRHPQTFQDSSNDFSSRNASMKLKQEIDTNVPVPVAEKADIIHHMPPKPVTISRDLPAVPSSSVKMVIKNGVLMPKQKQRRYRTERPFACEHCSARFTLRSNMERHIKQQHPQLWSQRQRTVGGPGRRPQPPPNVTCTDLQDVPHLLTIPRPVTEVLKEQQRSTSSNNCTTFNSSSVNSTATITPTTSINIAATAVVTTTGTTVVTPATSMRNEDNSHNTNNCGSKTYISDEVKHAIAQQLKSKLSVSADDADDEAELVIDESEQSPNPTPQPPVPSITVVSPEELEMRAGAGTDLASVSRLLDAANQQTHAFQRYFKLEDNSEEDEDGLVAGSSDENRSETELTPPSDVKKKSAYSLAPNRVSCPYCNRKFPWSSSLRRHVLTHTGQKPFKCKHCPLLFTTKSNCDRHLLRKHGGSSGSQAVNASAVGSASSSGETSPGAVNSATRNVPERPYKCHQCPSSTFSTQSNLRKHLSTKHGNQTGSSPTGSGSDEPSSADPEVSVLTDSPPPTTPVLVALPPVPEASTVATPAVSPIAPPAVTVEEASPTVVPCIVPRLSSQLNQTSAAVDTLPSSELPFKCHLCDGSYAERQDALNHIQECHTAEFELLVMKGALEAAEDNNNISNSGAMGVVKEEGNHTHVAQHNPEEGMESARGKFPDYANRKVMCAFCMRRFWSAEDLRRHMRTHTGERPFSCDVCRRRFTLKHSMLRHRKKHGGCAAASVTPLVTESDGCVSVTDNNSPTGNNNNNNNNNNNNSSSNNNNINSNNNNNDDATTPSVVKGRGESEDASDLIGNLLGIQDRSIIDKALQARSADDAAKLLGVKQ